In Spinacia oleracea cultivar Varoflay chromosome 5, BTI_SOV_V1, whole genome shotgun sequence, a single window of DNA contains:
- the LOC130461685 gene encoding uncharacterized protein, whose product MVDVQHFGDETAMNGDLPPRGRDDRSNQFVGQDGRPEPPSESQPEQVQVEDETSQPSFPPGGHLRAAPPRRLTRTHVSRADSERRRTSQGRRQDPICHIQKGVAGLILDYTTPFCSDIMNAPKEPKVKPPAIDAYDGTSDPDVHLLAYRHHMYVQGTTDATWCKYFSSTLKGVASKWFEKLPAGTIHTYAELEMLFFARFMTYKEEKKTSMHLGRIQQGKDESLRSYVRRFNLESGQIPDLPDGVAFDDFFRGLKKGSFKFDLVKKSVRTMADALDEAESFIYATEICSVPKESKGTEIADHPQRKDKADKKTSRPNGTWAIEKKGYKENTSQGQKRGRPYDKERFEYNTDLYTILLDVSDRYEIDRLFPIKSPVETRDSSLYCKFHCDVGYETKDCKSLRRALDGLAAKGFLKSYLSANTGGSGKKFYKKSKSPSYRRDDNDTDPEIVAVISGGLAAGGPTMRGQKDYASRLGQVMLSGKAPMDHFPKVEICESDMGKIATPHDDPLVIEMKVENLKVRRVLVDTGSSSYITSTACLNRLEHDPKTIEKIHYSIIGFDGGIIHPQGIITLPLQVGGRHQSKNLNVRFLIVKDLTAYNIILRRPTLNQAKAVVVTHLMLMKYVCDKGQVGTIHGDQQLARDYYLTTISPEAWGGSKIDENRESSKRKLDEIEDKIKKETFTIAAAHMETRRPEPVGGHYEIILDEARPEKTVPVGVVRL is encoded by the coding sequence ATGGTAGACGTCCAGCACTTCGGAGACGAAACCGCAATGAATGGTGATCTTCCTCCTCGAGGGAGGGACGACAGAAGCAACCAATTTGTGGGGCAAGACGGCCGTCCTGAACCCCCTTCTGAATCACAACCTGAGCAGGTCCAGGTGGAAGATGAGACGAGTCAGCCTTCATTTCCCCCAGGTGGTCACTTGAGGGCTGCTCCTCCGCGCCGTCTCACCAGGACCCATGTAAGTCGCGCGGACAGCGAGCGACGTAGAACGTCCCAGGGTAGAAGGCAAGATCCTATATGCCATATTCAAAAGGGGGTAGCCGGCCTCATCCTTGACTATACCACTCCATTCTGTTCTGACATTATGAATGCTCCTAAGGAGCCTAAGGTGAAGCCACCAGCTATTGACGCCTATGATGGCACCTCTGATCCTGACGTGCACCTCTTGGCTTATcgtcatcacatgtatgtccagggGACCACTGATGCAacctggtgcaaatacttctcGTCCACTTTGAAAGGGGTCGCCTCGAAATGGTTTGAGAAGTTGCCCGCTGGAACGATCCACACTTATGCAGAACTGGAAATGTTGTTTTTTGCAAGGTTCATGACTTATAAAGAGGAAAAGAAGACGAGTATGCATTTGGGCCGAATACAGCAAGGGAAAGACGAATCGTTGCGAAGCTATGTGCGACGTTTCAATTTAGAGTCGGGACAGATTCCAGACCTACCTGATGGGGTGGCTTTTGATGACTTCTTTAGGGGGCTTAAGAAGGGGTCCTTTAAATTCGACCTGGTAAAGAAAAGTGTGAGAACTATGGCCGATGCTCTGGATGAGGCCGAGTCCTTTATTTATGCCACCGAAATTTGTTCCGTCCCCAAGGAATCTAAGGGAACAGAGATTGCAGACCATCCTCAGCGCAAAGACAAGGCAGACAAAAAGACCAGCCGTCCTAATGGGACGTGGGCCATTGAAAAGAAGGGATATAAGGAAAACACCTCCCAAGGGCAGAAGAGAGGACGGCCATACGACAAAGAGAGGTTTGAGTACAACACCGACTTGTACACAATACTGCTGGACGTCAGTGATAGATATGAGATTGATCGTCTGTTCCCTATAAAGTCGCCAGTGGAGACTCGGGACAGCTCCCTTTACTGTAAGTTCCATTGTGATGTGGGGTATGAAACAAAAGATTGCAAAAGTCTGCGTAGAGCTCTTGATGGGTTAGCCGCCAAAGGATTTCTGAAATCATATCTCAGCGCAAACACAGGGGGAAGTGGTAAAAAATTCTACAAGAAAAGTAAGTCACCGTCATATCGACGTGATGACAATGACACTGATCCAGAAATTGTAGCCGTCATCTCAGGGGGCCTTGCCGCTGGGGGTCCAACAATGAGAGGGCAAAAGGACTATGCAAGCCGGTTGGGGCAAGTAATGTTGTCAGGAAAAGCTCCAATGGACCACTTCCCTAAAGTGGAGATTTGTGAATCTGATATGGGCAAGATAGCCACTCCTCATGACGATCCCTTGGTTATTGAAATGAAGGTAGAAAACCTCAAAGTAAGGCGTGTTTTAGTAGATACGGGGAGTTCGTCATATATTACCAGCACAGCTTGTCTGAATCGTCTTGAGCATGATCCTAAGACGATTGAAAAGATACATTATTCGATCATTGGATTCGACGGCGGCATAATTCATCCGCAAGGGATAATCACCCTGCCCTTACAAGTGGGAGGCCGACATCAAAGTAAGAATTTGAACGTCCGATTTCTGATTGTGAAAGATCTCACTGCTTATAATATCATCCTCAGACGTCCCACTTTGAATCAGGCTAAAGCAGTAGTCGTCACTCATCTTATGCTTATGAAGTATGTCTGTGACAAAGGCCAAGTCGGCACCATCCATGGTGATCAACAATTGGCAAGAGATTATTATCTCACCACAATAAGTCCTGAGGCCTGGGGAGGCAGCAAGATTGATGAAAACAGAGAAAGCTCAAAGAGAAAACTAGATGAGATAGAAGATAAAATCAAGAAAGAAACTTTTACCATTGCAGCGGCCCACATGGAGACAAGACGGCCTGAGCCGGTCGGCGGGCACTATGAAATCATCCTTGACGAAGCACGTCCAGAAAAGACGGTGCCAGTAggggttgttaggttatga
- the LOC110786165 gene encoding transcription initiation factor IIF subunit alpha, translating to MSFDLMLKPTCGRCGSNNDLYGSNCKHLTLCLSCGKNMAENRAKCFECGTPVTRLIREYNVRTSSSIDKNYFIGRFPTGLPNFSKKKSAENKWTLQKEGLQGRQITDTLKEKFKNKPWMLEDETGQSQYQGLLEGSQSATYYLLMMQAKEFIAIPAGSWFNFNKVAQYKQLTLEEAEEKMKNRRKFVDGYERWMMKTASNGAAAFPTFDANLVKDIPTGGGGKGRKKATAENEGNASDKGEDEGEEDGDRKPKIGSNKGAGDDDDDEGPAGGDFDDDDDIEKGDDWEHEEIFTDDDEAVGNDPEEREDLLAPELPAPPEIKQDEDDEDANEEEGGLSKSGKELKKLLGRSNGLDSDGDEKKDEEDDDDEDEEDRPSPVLAPKLKDPKDEPADSSPAKQAPGGSSRATPASKSAKGKRKNGDDTKSASAAPHKKVKTENDVKSTTKENASKNGGVPKVTPPSSTKGGASASGTAAQGPVSEEEIRAVLLQKAPVTTSDLVGTFKARLKTQEDKKAFAEILKRISKIQKSDNKSYVVLRERGK from the exons ATGTCATTCGATTTGATGCTGAAGCCAACATGCGGTCGGTGTGGATCAAACAACGATCTCTATGGAAGCAATTGCAAGCATCTGACGCTTTGCTTAAGCTGCGGTAAAAACATGGCGGAAAATCGTGCGAAATGCTTCGAATGCGGCACTCCTGTCACTCGGTTGATTCGT GAGTATAATGTGAGGACAAGTTCGAGCATTGATAAGAATTACTTCATTGGGAGGTTTCCGACTGGATTGCCGAATTTCTCCAAGAAGAAGAGTGCGGAGAATAAGTGGACTTTGCAGAAGGAGGGACTTCAAGGTCGTCAGATTACCGACACTTTGAAG GAGAAGTTCAAGAATAAGCCTTGGATGCTGGAAGATGAAACTGGTCAATCACAGTACCAGGGTCTTTTGGAAGGTTCACAATCAGCTACATATTATCTCCTAATGATGCAGGCAAAAGAGTTTATTGCAATACCAGCTGGCTCTTG gttcaatttcaataaggtTGCGCAATATAAGCAACTTACATTAGAAGAGGCAGAGGAGAAGATGAAAAATAGGAGAAAGTTTGTTGATGGCTATGAAAGATGGATGATGAAAACAGCAAGCAACGGGGCAGCTGCGTTCCCCACCTTTGATGCAAATCTCGTGAAAGATATTCCTACTGGTGGTGGAGGGAAAGGTCGCAAGAAAGCAACTGCTGAAAATGAGGGTAATGCTTCAGACAAGGGAGAGGATGAAGGAGAAGAGGATGGAGATAGAAAGCCAAAAATTGGATCTAACAAAGGAGCTGGTGATGACGACGACGATGAAGGCCCAGCTGGAGGTGATTTTGACGATGACGATGATATTGAGAAAG GTGATGACTGGGAGCATGAGGAAATTTTCACTGACGATGATGAAGCTGTTGGTAATGATCCTGAGGAGCGGGAAGACCTACTGGCTCCTGAACTTCCTGCGCCTCCAGAGATTAAGCAG gatgaagatgatgaggatGCTAATGAGGAAGAGGGAGGACTGAGCAAATCAGGAAAAGAACTGAAAAAATTGCTTGGACGGTCCAATGGGCTTGATTCTGACGGAGATGAAAAGAAAGATGAAGAGGATGATGACGATGAA GATGAGGAAGATCGTCCTTCTCCTGTTTTAGCTCCAAAGTTGAAAGACCCCAAAGACGAGCCAGCTGATAGCAGCCCTGCAAAACAAGCTCCTGGAGGATCTTCTCGGGCAACTCCTGCCTCGAAATCGGCAAAAGGAAAGAGGAAAAATGGCGATGATACAAAATCTGCTAGTGCAGCTCCTCATAAGAAGGTTAAGACTGAAAAT GATGTGAAATCAACCACAAAAGAAAATGCATCAAAAAATGGTGGGGTCCCAAAAGTTACACCGCCATCATCCACAAAGGGTGGTGCATCTGCTTCAGGAACAGCTGCTCAGGGCCCTGTCTCAGAAGAGGAAATTAGAGCTGTATTGTTGCAAAAAGCTCCTGTAACCACTTCTGATCTTGTGGGCACATTTAAAGCAAGACTAAAGACACAAGAG GACAAGAAGGCTTTCGCTGAAATCTTGAAGAGAATTTCTAAGATACAGAAGAGCGATAACAAGAGTTATGTTGTGCTAAGGGAAAGGGGCAAATAA
- the LOC110786160 gene encoding uclacyanin 1 — MGCVNKNLLTLILVVVVFVYGGTGAAAQVHHVVGDDRGWELASDIASWAAGRTFVVGDFLWFAYSSGIDKDKIVELKSKDEFETCDVTKPIKMYDNGIDKISLQQEGIRYFASANPESCKKGLKLPVEIMSKSTAAIQSSSLTTTSWNAAMAQEPTAPSSSTKICGPTLLIIAALILNCMGV; from the exons ATGGGTTGCGTAAACAAAAACTTGCTCACATTGatattggtggtggtggtgtttgtTTATGGAGGGACCGGGGCCGCGGCTCAGGTTCACCACGTTGTCGGAGACGATCGAGGATGGGAGCTCGCTTCCGATATCGCTTCGTGGGCCGCTGGCCGGACCTTTGTCGTTGGGGACTTCCTCT GGTTTGCCTACTCTAGTGGCATAGACAAAGACAAGATAGTAGAGCTAAAGAGCAAAGACGAATTTGAGACGTGTGATGTGACAAAACCCATCAAGATGTATGACAACGGCATTGATAAAATCTCTCTACAACAGGAAGGGATCCGCTACTTCGCAAGTGCTAATCCTGAGAGTTGTAAGAAAGGATTGAAGCTTCCTGTggagatcatgtccaaatcaacGGCTGCGATTCAATCATCATCATTGACAACAACATCATGGAATGCTGCCATGGCTCAAGAACCCACTGCACCATCTTCTTCAACTAAGATTTGTGGGCCCACTCTCTTGATAATTGCTGCACTCATTCTTAATTGTATGGGTGTCTAA
- the LOC110786164 gene encoding alkaline ceramidase translates to MGDELLNFWGPVTSSIDWCENNYVCSSYIAEFYNTISNIPTIMLAVIGLIIALSQGFEKRFTVLHLSNMILAMGSILFHGTLQRVQQQSDETPMVWEMLLYIYILYSPDWHYRSTMPTFLFLYGVIFAVVHSLFHFKISFKAHYAVLCLLCIPRMYKYYIHTEDLAAKRIAKLYVVTLFLASLCWLCDRVFCENVSNWPINPQGHALWHVFMGFNSYFANAFLMFCRAQQRGWEPKIVHFLGLVPYVKIQKPKSQ, encoded by the exons ATGGGTGATGAACTACTAAATTTCTGGGGCCCAGTCACATCCTCTATTGACTGGTGTGAGAACAATTATGTTTGTTCATCTTATATTGCAGAGTTTTACAACACAATATCAAATATACCAACCATCATGTTGGCGGTCATTGGCCTCATAATTGCCTTAAGTCAGGGTTTTGAGAAGAGATTTACCGTTCTTCACCTTTCAAATATGATACTTGCAATGGGGAGCATATTGTTCCATGGGACACTGCAACGTGT GCAGCAGCAAAGTGATGAAACTCCAATGGTATGGGAAATGCTCCTTTATATCTACATCCTGTATTCACCTGATTGGCACTACCGAAGCACAATGCCCACGTTCCTCTTCCTCTATGGTGTTATCTTTGCCGTTGTccattccctatttcatttcaagATAAGTTTTAAAGCTCATTATGCGGTTCTTTGTCTCCTTTGCATCCCTCGGATGTACAAATACTACATCCACACAGAGGATCTTGCAGCCAAGCGTATTGCAAAGCTTTATGTAGTCACTTTATTCCTTGCGAGCCTTTGTTGGCTTTGTGACCGTGTTTTCTGCGAGAATGTATCTAATTGGCCCATTAATCCACAAGGACATGCTTTGTGGCACGTGTTCATGGGCTTTAACTCCTACTTTGCAAATGCATTTCTCATGTTTTGTCGTGCTCAGCAGCGGGGATGGGAACCAAAGATTGTACATTTCTTGGGTCTTGTCCCCTATGTCAAGATCCAGAAACCTAAATCTCAATGA